The proteins below come from a single Leifsonia sp. 1010 genomic window:
- a CDS encoding XRE family transcriptional regulator, which produces MSISQRIARELGSIPSRLRHARQKQDMTLEELAQATGISKSTLSRLESGQRKPSLELLLPVVAALAISLDDIVNAPTIADPRVQRKASHADGRELTRLSQPHSEPQAFKIVIPATEREPALRTHDGFEWIYVLDGRLRVVLGEHDIVMGPGEAAEFDTRNPHWFGSAGSGPVEILSMFGKNGERIHLRARSRGAASTAPADKPAR; this is translated from the coding sequence ATGAGCATCTCCCAGCGCATCGCGCGCGAATTGGGCAGCATTCCGTCCCGGCTGCGCCACGCCCGTCAGAAGCAGGACATGACGCTGGAGGAGCTCGCGCAGGCGACGGGAATCTCCAAGAGCACCCTCTCGCGGCTGGAATCCGGCCAGCGCAAGCCCAGTCTGGAACTGCTGCTGCCGGTCGTCGCCGCACTCGCGATCTCGCTGGATGACATCGTCAACGCCCCGACGATCGCCGACCCGCGCGTGCAGCGGAAGGCGAGCCACGCGGACGGCCGCGAGCTCACCCGCCTCTCGCAGCCGCACAGTGAGCCGCAGGCGTTCAAGATCGTCATCCCGGCCACCGAGCGGGAGCCCGCACTGCGCACCCACGACGGGTTCGAGTGGATCTACGTGCTCGACGGGCGACTCCGGGTCGTCCTGGGTGAGCACGACATCGTGATGGGTCCCGGCGAGGCCGCCGAGTTCGATACCAGGAATCCGCACTGGTTCGGTTCGGCGGGCAGCGGGCCGGTCGAGATCCTCAGCATGTTCGGCAAGAACGGCGAGCGGATCCATCTCCGGGCCCGCTCGCGAGGGGCGGCATCGACAGCGCCCGCTGACAAGCCCGCCCGCTAG
- a CDS encoding SDR family oxidoreductase, whose translation MDDTQGSRVALVTGGSGGIGRATAERLARDGMAVAVHYAGNRRRADDIVAGITAAGARAVAVGGDVASEEEMVAAFDAVEAEFGGIDVVVNTAGIMLLGPLESFSLDDLDRMHRTNIRGTFVVSQQAVRRVRSGGAIINFSTSVSKLQFPGYTAYAASKGAVNAMTLILAREMRGRDVTVNAIAPGPTATDLFLDGKSQEQIDALAAVPPLERLGTPEDIAEAVAFLAGPGRWVNGQIIYVNGGAI comes from the coding sequence ATGGACGACACTCAGGGATCCCGCGTCGCGCTGGTGACAGGCGGCTCCGGGGGCATCGGCCGAGCGACGGCGGAGCGCCTGGCGCGCGACGGGATGGCCGTCGCCGTCCATTACGCGGGCAACAGGCGACGGGCCGATGACATCGTCGCCGGCATCACCGCCGCCGGTGCGCGGGCGGTGGCCGTCGGCGGCGACGTAGCCAGCGAAGAGGAGATGGTCGCGGCCTTCGATGCCGTGGAGGCCGAGTTCGGCGGGATCGACGTGGTGGTGAACACAGCCGGGATCATGCTGCTCGGACCGCTCGAGTCCTTCAGCCTCGACGACCTCGACAGGATGCACCGCACGAACATTCGGGGGACGTTCGTGGTCTCGCAGCAGGCGGTGCGCCGCGTGCGGTCCGGCGGGGCGATCATCAACTTCTCCACCTCGGTGTCGAAGCTGCAGTTCCCGGGGTACACGGCCTACGCGGCCAGCAAGGGGGCGGTGAACGCGATGACCCTCATCCTGGCTCGCGAGATGCGAGGAAGGGATGTGACGGTCAACGCGATCGCGCCCGGCCCGACCGCCACCGATCTCTTCCTGGACGGCAAGAGCCAGGAGCAGATCGACGCGCTCGCGGCGGTGCCTCCCCTGGAGCGCCTGGGGACGCCGGAGGACATCGCCGAGGCGGTGGCGTTCCTCGCCGGTCCGGGGCGCTGGGTGAACGGCCAGATCATCTACGTCAATGGTGGAGCCATCTGA
- a CDS encoding NADP-dependent oxidoreductase, with protein sequence MTMKAIRFHEAGGPDVLRYEDAELPVPGAGEVRLRVAGSGFNPADNGIRAGSLPIPITLPHIPGYDVSGTVDAVGAGVDGLTVGDEVVGFLPMTADGSAAEYAIAPAEVLARAPHSIPLADAAGVPSVALTAWQALFDDAGLESGQRILITGAGGTVGGYAVQLAKRAGAYVIATASPRSSSAVREAGADEVIDHTTHSVLDAVAEPVDALLNLAPLEPTEFAALVARVRDGGVVVSTTAWMPAPDDAERNVRSVVVFVRSDAAQLAELVSLVDSGELRVDVAQRVPLAELRSIHEQAAAGALRGKVVALP encoded by the coding sequence ATGACCATGAAGGCAATCCGTTTCCACGAGGCCGGCGGACCGGACGTACTCCGCTACGAGGATGCCGAACTCCCCGTCCCCGGCGCGGGCGAGGTGCGGCTCCGCGTCGCCGGCTCGGGGTTCAATCCCGCGGACAACGGCATCCGCGCGGGCAGCCTGCCCATCCCGATCACGCTGCCGCACATCCCCGGCTATGACGTTTCCGGAACGGTCGACGCGGTGGGCGCGGGCGTCGACGGTCTCACGGTCGGCGACGAGGTCGTCGGGTTCCTGCCGATGACCGCCGACGGCTCAGCGGCGGAATACGCCATCGCGCCCGCCGAGGTGCTCGCCCGGGCCCCCCACTCCATCCCCTTGGCCGACGCGGCCGGGGTCCCCTCGGTCGCCCTGACCGCGTGGCAGGCGCTGTTCGACGACGCGGGACTCGAGTCCGGCCAGCGCATCCTCATCACGGGCGCGGGCGGGACCGTCGGCGGATACGCCGTGCAGCTCGCCAAGCGCGCCGGCGCGTACGTCATCGCGACGGCGAGCCCGCGCAGCAGCTCGGCCGTCCGCGAGGCAGGGGCGGATGAGGTCATCGACCACACCACGCACTCGGTGCTCGACGCGGTCGCCGAACCGGTCGACGCCCTCCTCAACCTGGCGCCGCTGGAGCCCACCGAGTTCGCCGCCCTCGTCGCGCGGGTGCGCGACGGCGGCGTGGTGGTCAGCACGACCGCGTGGATGCCCGCCCCCGACGACGCGGAGCGCAACGTCCGCAGCGTGGTCGTCTTCGTGCGGAGCGACGCGGCGCAGCTCGCCGAGCTGGTCTCGCTTGTGGACAGCGGTGAACTCCGGGTCGATGTCGCCCAGCGGGTGCCGCTTGCGGAGCTCCGGAGCATCCACGAGCAGGCCGCCGCCGGCGCACTGCGCGGCAAGGTGGTCGCCCTCCCGTAG
- a CDS encoding TetR/AcrR family transcriptional regulator, whose product MAGSEPKKLRRDAAENADRLIAAAIRSGLAEGRFVPLEKIAADAGVGIGTLYRRYPNREALLEAMAVRAYRLILAEAEDALASGETGLDAIARFLRQSFEHREQLVLPLHGGPMTEGTESAELRGRMQQTMAAIVARGHADGTVRPEVDAGTVVRFGAMLAQPMSNVPDWPRAAEEQRAIFLRGISSDTRE is encoded by the coding sequence ATGGCGGGAAGCGAGCCGAAGAAGCTGAGGAGGGATGCGGCCGAGAACGCCGACCGTCTGATCGCGGCGGCCATCCGCTCCGGGCTGGCCGAGGGCAGGTTCGTCCCGCTCGAGAAGATCGCGGCCGACGCCGGTGTCGGAATCGGCACGCTGTACCGCCGCTACCCCAACCGGGAGGCGCTGCTGGAGGCGATGGCCGTGCGCGCCTACCGCCTCATCCTCGCCGAAGCGGAGGACGCGCTCGCGTCGGGCGAGACGGGACTGGATGCGATCGCCCGCTTCCTGAGGCAGTCGTTCGAGCACCGCGAGCAACTGGTGCTCCCCCTCCACGGCGGCCCGATGACCGAGGGGACGGAGTCGGCCGAGCTGCGCGGCCGGATGCAGCAGACGATGGCCGCCATCGTCGCGCGCGGGCACGCGGACGGCACCGTTCGGCCGGAGGTCGACGCCGGCACCGTGGTTCGTTTCGGGGCGATGCTCGCGCAGCCGATGTCGAACGTCCCCGATTGGCCGCGGGCCGCCGAGGAGCAGCGGGCGATCTTCCTGCGCGGGATCTCTTCCGATACTCGGGAATAA
- a CDS encoding phosphocholine-specific phospholipase C produces MSRSKPERHAPDVTFDAAPPLDEHAAYVSSVPRGVSRRTLLLGGAAAIMAGVAYGTAGRAALPAAAAAKLTGTYKDIKHVVVLMQENRSFDHYYGTLPGVRGFGDKQILEYPGGGDIFHQPDASRADGQVMLPFRMDSTKYNSQNAGGLDHSWSGGHTAWNKGAWNRWVAAKGEQTMGYFTRDDIPYQHALASAFTVCDDYHCSLNGPTTPNRLYQWSGMINPAGGLGGPAIDNPADYNPVYRWGTYAERLQAAGVSWKTYANDEVGDSGSHPYVGDYGDNPLWLFQQYHDALASSDPATRQLALNGGLHDGWKADSGRGLDVTYLLSDFGRDCATNSLPTVSYVVAPYGWCEHPSASPDYGAHYTNAVVQALFSNPETWASTVLLINYDENDGYFDHVLPPFPEAGTADEFVNGLPIGFGSRVPLTVVSPWSRGGWVNSQTSDHTSVIRFLEAITGVTEPNISQWRRTVSGDLLSCFDFAHPDFSIPGTDVVPGLAQTQQLVAAADADRSKPPVAVPPVGAQSMPGQDAGAPRHRTLPYRQSADVAVDRTSGRVTLTMRNQGTVGVNHQVFPNVALPFQADPHTLAAGATADWVWDASATDGLYDFSVYGPDRFLRRFAGTVVRGDRRDIGIPHATAAVGAIGSRSLRLTLTNDGGAAVRFRLVGNDFTDHAEQVTVPPRGSRSIDWPVDQWGYYDVVVTAGTGTGFRYRFAGRV; encoded by the coding sequence ATGAGCCGATCCAAGCCGGAGCGCCACGCGCCCGATGTCACGTTCGACGCGGCGCCGCCGCTCGACGAGCATGCCGCGTACGTCAGCTCGGTTCCGCGCGGAGTGAGCCGCCGGACCCTCCTCCTCGGCGGTGCGGCGGCGATCATGGCCGGCGTCGCCTACGGAACCGCCGGGCGGGCCGCCCTCCCCGCGGCCGCGGCCGCGAAACTCACCGGCACCTACAAAGACATCAAGCACGTGGTGGTGCTGATGCAGGAGAACCGGTCGTTCGACCACTACTACGGCACCCTCCCGGGCGTCCGCGGGTTCGGCGACAAGCAGATCCTGGAGTACCCCGGAGGCGGGGACATCTTCCACCAGCCGGATGCATCCCGTGCCGACGGGCAGGTGATGCTGCCGTTCCGCATGGACTCGACGAAGTACAACTCGCAGAACGCGGGCGGACTCGACCACAGTTGGAGCGGCGGGCACACCGCGTGGAACAAGGGCGCCTGGAACCGCTGGGTCGCCGCCAAGGGCGAGCAGACCATGGGCTACTTCACCCGCGACGACATCCCCTACCAGCACGCCCTCGCCAGCGCCTTCACCGTGTGCGACGACTACCACTGCTCGCTCAACGGCCCGACGACGCCCAACCGCCTGTACCAGTGGTCCGGGATGATCAACCCGGCGGGCGGTCTCGGCGGCCCGGCCATCGACAACCCGGCCGACTACAACCCGGTGTACCGCTGGGGCACCTACGCCGAACGGCTTCAGGCGGCGGGCGTGAGCTGGAAGACCTACGCCAACGACGAGGTCGGCGACAGCGGCAGCCACCCGTACGTCGGCGACTACGGCGACAACCCGCTCTGGCTGTTCCAGCAGTACCACGACGCCCTCGCCTCCTCCGATCCGGCGACCCGGCAGCTCGCGCTCAACGGCGGGCTGCACGACGGCTGGAAGGCCGACTCCGGGCGCGGCCTGGACGTCACCTACCTGCTGTCCGACTTCGGCCGGGACTGCGCGACGAACTCGCTCCCTACCGTCTCGTACGTCGTCGCCCCGTACGGCTGGTGCGAGCACCCGTCGGCCAGCCCCGACTACGGCGCGCACTACACGAACGCCGTCGTGCAGGCGCTGTTCAGCAATCCGGAGACCTGGGCCTCGACCGTCCTGCTCATCAACTACGACGAGAACGACGGCTACTTCGACCACGTGCTGCCGCCGTTCCCGGAGGCGGGGACCGCGGACGAGTTCGTCAACGGCCTGCCCATCGGGTTCGGCTCCCGGGTGCCGCTCACGGTCGTCTCGCCGTGGTCGCGCGGTGGATGGGTCAACTCGCAGACCTCGGACCACACCTCGGTCATCCGCTTCCTGGAGGCGATCACCGGGGTGACCGAGCCCAACATCTCGCAGTGGCGGCGGACCGTCTCGGGCGACCTGCTGAGCTGCTTCGACTTCGCGCATCCCGACTTCAGCATCCCGGGCACGGACGTCGTGCCCGGCCTCGCGCAGACCCAGCAGCTGGTCGCCGCGGCGGACGCCGACCGCAGCAAGCCGCCCGTCGCCGTGCCGCCGGTCGGCGCCCAGTCCATGCCGGGACAGGATGCGGGCGCGCCCCGCCACCGGACGCTCCCCTACCGGCAGAGTGCAGACGTCGCGGTCGACCGCACGAGCGGCCGGGTCACGCTGACCATGCGCAACCAGGGCACGGTGGGCGTCAATCACCAGGTGTTCCCGAACGTGGCGCTGCCCTTCCAGGCCGACCCGCACACGCTGGCGGCCGGTGCGACGGCGGACTGGGTGTGGGACGCGTCGGCGACCGATGGCCTCTACGACTTCAGCGTGTACGGCCCCGACCGGTTCCTGCGCCGCTTCGCCGGCACGGTCGTGCGTGGGGACCGCCGCGACATCGGCATCCCGCATGCGACGGCCGCGGTGGGAGCGATCGGGTCGCGCAGCCTCCGCCTCACCCTGACGAACGACGGTGGCGCCGCCGTGCGGTTCCGGCTGGTGGGAAACGACTTCACCGACCATGCCGAGCAGGTCACGGTGCCGCCGCGCGGATCCCGTTCGATCGACTGGCCGGTCGACCAGTGGGGCTACTACGACGTGGTCGTGACCGCGGGCACGGGCACGGGTTTCCGCTACCGGTTCGCCGGGCGGGTCTGA
- a CDS encoding GntR family transcriptional regulator, which yields MPTLYREIAEDLGARILQGEFGAGTSLPSENRLAETYGVARGTVRRALALLRARGDLTSRQGSSWIVAAARQGQEFDELRSFAQWARSRGMTPGGQVMSLQTAPAPVAERRRLHLDEGDEVLRVVRLRTLDGRRVMLERTTYATWMIPIIQSLSPREASVVQVLFDRFGIVTGQADNTLDATAATSEDAQLLGVRRSSPLLRLRRESSDAGGRPIEYGEDRYVPGTVAFQVHTRLTAAAMRRMGG from the coding sequence ATGCCGACGCTGTATCGAGAGATCGCCGAAGACCTGGGCGCCCGCATCCTCCAGGGCGAGTTCGGCGCGGGCACCTCGCTGCCGTCCGAGAACCGGCTGGCGGAGACCTACGGCGTCGCCCGCGGCACCGTGCGGCGCGCGCTCGCCCTGTTGCGCGCCCGGGGCGACCTGACCTCGCGCCAGGGCTCGTCCTGGATCGTCGCCGCGGCGCGTCAGGGTCAGGAGTTCGACGAGCTGCGCTCCTTCGCCCAGTGGGCGCGGAGCAGGGGGATGACGCCGGGCGGCCAGGTGATGTCACTCCAGACCGCGCCCGCCCCTGTCGCCGAACGCCGACGCCTCCACCTCGACGAGGGGGACGAGGTGCTGCGGGTGGTCCGCCTCCGCACGCTCGACGGTCGGCGCGTGATGCTCGAGCGGACCACGTACGCCACCTGGATGATCCCGATCATCCAGTCGCTCTCGCCGCGCGAGGCGTCGGTCGTGCAGGTGCTCTTCGACCGCTTCGGGATCGTCACAGGCCAGGCCGACAACACGCTGGACGCGACCGCCGCGACGAGCGAGGACGCGCAGCTGCTCGGTGTGCGCCGCTCATCCCCGCTGCTGCGGCTGCGCCGGGAGAGCTCCGACGCGGGAGGCCGCCCGATCGAGTACGGCGAGGACCGCTATGTCCCCGGGACGGTCGCCTTCCAGGTGCACACCCGGCTCACCGCCGCGGCCATGCGGCGGATGGGCGGCTGA
- a CDS encoding alpha/beta hydrolase has product MHFDFTSAPHLVDGVTERRFTLGGIPGILWTPASASPSAPVPLILLGHPGGVEQMYPRLAGRARQAAADGFASLTIELPGTGDRPPSAVTEEARAELRRTLAAGEPVGPDLVDRLVLPLVEGAVPEWRSAVDAALALPEIGGPVGYSGGFISVGVRLALTEPRVVAAGLFAGSYIPSVIQEEARQVTIPLHVLLQWDDEGNDRQAALDLFDAFGSAEKTLQANLGGHRGVPAFAGEDAARFFARHLR; this is encoded by the coding sequence ATGCACTTCGACTTCACTTCAGCACCACACCTCGTCGACGGCGTCACCGAGCGCCGCTTCACCCTCGGCGGAATCCCGGGCATCCTGTGGACGCCCGCCTCCGCATCGCCCTCTGCACCCGTCCCGCTGATCCTGCTGGGGCATCCCGGCGGTGTCGAGCAGATGTACCCGCGCCTGGCCGGGCGGGCGCGACAGGCCGCGGCCGACGGCTTCGCCTCGCTCACCATCGAGCTGCCCGGAACGGGTGACCGACCGCCGTCGGCGGTGACGGAGGAGGCGCGCGCCGAGCTCCGTCGCACGCTGGCCGCGGGGGAGCCGGTCGGCCCGGACCTCGTCGACCGGCTCGTCCTCCCGCTCGTCGAGGGGGCTGTCCCGGAATGGCGGTCGGCGGTGGATGCGGCGCTCGCGCTGCCGGAGATCGGCGGCCCGGTCGGGTACTCCGGCGGCTTCATCTCCGTCGGCGTCCGGCTGGCGCTCACCGAACCACGGGTGGTCGCGGCCGGCCTCTTCGCCGGCAGCTACATCCCGTCCGTCATCCAGGAGGAGGCGCGGCAGGTCACCATCCCGCTGCACGTGCTCCTGCAGTGGGATGATGAGGGCAACGACCGGCAGGCGGCGCTCGACCTGTTCGACGCGTTCGGCTCGGCGGAGAAGACGTTGCAGGCGAACCTCGGCGGCCACCGCGGAGTCCCCGCGTTCGCCGGCGAGGATGCGGCACGGTTCTTCGCCCGGCACCTGCGCTGA
- a CDS encoding alpha/beta hydrolase — protein sequence MGTVTTSDGIEIYYKDWGTGQPIVFSHGWPLSADDWDTQLLFFLQHGYRVVAHDRRGHGRSTQTGDGHDMDHYAADLRAVVEALDLHDAIHVGHSTGGGEVAHYIATYGEDRVARAVLISAVPPIMVQTENNPGGLPKSVFDDLQAQLAKNRSEFYRALPSGPFYGFNRPGVESSEAIIENWWRQGMMGGAKAHYDGIVAFSQTDFTEDLKKISVPVLVMHGEDDQIVPYADSGPLSAKLVQNGTLKSYPGFPHGMPTTQAETINADLLEWLQS from the coding sequence ATGGGCACTGTCACCACGTCAGACGGCATCGAGATCTACTACAAGGACTGGGGAACCGGTCAACCCATCGTCTTCAGCCACGGCTGGCCGCTGTCGGCCGACGACTGGGACACGCAGCTGCTGTTCTTCCTGCAGCACGGCTACCGCGTCGTGGCCCATGACCGCCGCGGGCACGGGCGTTCCACGCAGACCGGCGACGGGCACGACATGGACCACTACGCCGCCGACCTGCGCGCCGTGGTCGAGGCGCTCGACCTTCACGACGCCATCCACGTCGGCCACTCAACCGGCGGCGGCGAGGTCGCGCACTACATCGCCACCTACGGCGAGGACCGGGTCGCCCGGGCGGTGCTGATCAGCGCCGTCCCGCCGATCATGGTGCAGACCGAGAACAACCCCGGGGGTCTGCCGAAGAGCGTCTTCGACGACCTGCAGGCGCAGCTCGCCAAGAACCGGTCGGAGTTCTACCGGGCACTGCCGTCGGGCCCGTTCTACGGCTTCAACCGCCCCGGCGTGGAGTCGTCCGAGGCGATCATCGAGAACTGGTGGCGCCAGGGCATGATGGGCGGCGCGAAGGCGCACTACGACGGGATCGTCGCGTTCTCGCAGACGGACTTCACCGAGGATCTCAAGAAGATCTCGGTGCCGGTGCTCGTCATGCACGGCGAGGACGACCAGATCGTGCCCTACGCCGACTCGGGCCCCCTGTCGGCGAAGCTCGTGCAGAACGGCACGCTGAAGTCGTACCCGGGCTTCCCGCACGGGATGCCGACCACGCAGGCGGAGACGATCAACGCCGACCTGCTGGAGTGGCTCCAGTCGTAG
- a CDS encoding MSMEG_6728 family protein, with protein MAGVQTFLPYPSFARSVRVLDRARMGKQRVEALQVLRAITVPGYGWRHHPVAKMWRGYLPALTKYALESTDAWIELGHADTVRPQVLAFAPEVEALSQEDLELPPWIGDPEFHRSHQSNLVRKDAEFYGPLFPGVPDDLPYVWPGPTRE; from the coding sequence GTGGCGGGCGTGCAGACCTTCCTGCCCTATCCATCCTTCGCCCGGAGCGTCCGCGTGCTCGACCGCGCGCGTATGGGGAAGCAGCGCGTCGAGGCGCTGCAGGTGCTGCGCGCGATCACTGTGCCCGGGTACGGCTGGCGCCACCATCCCGTCGCGAAGATGTGGCGCGGATACCTCCCCGCTCTGACGAAGTACGCGCTCGAGTCGACGGACGCGTGGATCGAGCTGGGGCACGCCGACACCGTGCGGCCGCAGGTGCTGGCGTTCGCGCCGGAGGTCGAGGCGCTGTCGCAGGAGGACCTGGAGCTGCCGCCCTGGATCGGCGACCCGGAGTTCCACCGCAGTCATCAGTCCAACCTCGTCCGCAAGGATGCTGAGTTCTATGGGCCGCTCTTTCCGGGAGTGCCGGACGACCTGCCCTACGTCTGGCCGGGTCCGACGCGGGAGTAG
- a CDS encoding LacI family DNA-binding transcriptional regulator has protein sequence MARVAGVTPSTVSYALSGKRAISEETRERIQRAIVELDFTPNAGARALALSQTNVLGLFLQFQEDEFAPAMLQYVLPVSTTARNHGFDLLMVTDPDVDAAIRRTTSSAMVDGVVLLDVTYDDPRLEPLRQTRQPAALIGYAKNAEGFDAVDLDFGEAARNALDHLHGLGHREVVLVTPPRHVSERGGSYAWRFSDAAAERAARHGMQLHIVEGESRQPALGQAVMAALDRYPSATALVVHNDATIAALPSLLHERGISVPDDLSVVGMFSAEFGTAFSLPYTSVDTRPELLGEWAVSRLVERIADPEGAEAPQVRLIEPGFVDWGSTRAV, from the coding sequence GTGGCACGGGTCGCGGGGGTGACCCCGAGCACGGTGTCGTACGCGCTGTCGGGCAAGCGCGCCATCTCCGAGGAGACGCGGGAGCGCATCCAGCGTGCCATCGTCGAGCTCGATTTCACGCCCAACGCCGGCGCCCGCGCCCTCGCGCTCTCGCAGACGAACGTGCTCGGGCTGTTCCTGCAGTTCCAGGAGGACGAGTTCGCACCTGCGATGCTGCAGTACGTGCTACCGGTATCGACGACGGCCCGCAATCACGGGTTCGACCTGCTGATGGTGACCGACCCGGACGTGGATGCGGCCATCCGCCGCACGACGTCGTCGGCCATGGTCGACGGGGTGGTCCTCCTCGACGTCACCTACGACGACCCGCGTCTGGAGCCGCTGCGGCAGACGCGTCAGCCCGCCGCCCTCATCGGCTACGCGAAGAACGCCGAGGGCTTCGATGCTGTGGACCTCGACTTCGGCGAGGCGGCACGGAACGCTCTCGATCACCTGCACGGACTCGGGCACAGGGAGGTCGTGCTCGTCACCCCGCCGCGGCACGTGTCGGAGCGCGGCGGCTCGTACGCCTGGCGGTTCAGCGATGCGGCGGCGGAGCGGGCCGCCCGCCACGGCATGCAGCTGCACATCGTGGAGGGCGAGTCGCGCCAGCCGGCTCTCGGGCAGGCCGTCATGGCCGCGCTCGACCGGTATCCGTCCGCGACGGCTCTCGTGGTGCACAACGACGCAACGATCGCCGCCCTGCCCTCGCTGCTGCACGAGCGCGGGATCTCGGTGCCGGACGACCTCTCCGTCGTCGGCATGTTCTCCGCCGAGTTCGGGACGGCGTTCTCGCTGCCGTACACCTCCGTCGACACGCGTCCGGAGCTGCTGGGGGAGTGGGCGGTGTCCCGCCTCGTGGAGCGCATCGCCGATCCCGAGGGCGCTGAGGCGCCGCAGGTGCGGCTGATCGAGCCGGGCTTCGTCGACTGGGGCAGCACGCGCGCGGTCTGA